Proteins encoded within one genomic window of Couchioplanes caeruleus:
- a CDS encoding monooxygenase, with protein sequence MVSVPPLVTLHVWRVPRRSVGRALVRMAMDPRRLRRLPGVRFGKLLGTGTGTSFGPGDADLTRYAAVVSWDRVSGGDLGRVGAAWEAIATAAARVDLRPLTSRGRWSGAVPFGEPSGGPEARRQETRRGDGPVLALTRARLRPAKALTFWTAVPPVARELAAAPGLLARFGIGEAPVGWQGTVSLWRGAADLTRFAYRQPEHRAVIARTTAVRWYAEDLFARFAVLDISGDRAVLGWREGER encoded by the coding sequence ATGGTCTCCGTCCCACCGCTGGTCACGCTGCACGTGTGGCGGGTGCCGCGGCGCTCGGTGGGCCGGGCTCTCGTCCGGATGGCGATGGATCCGCGGCGGTTGCGGCGGTTGCCCGGGGTGCGCTTCGGCAAGCTGCTCGGCACCGGCACGGGTACGAGCTTCGGGCCGGGCGACGCCGACCTGACCCGCTATGCGGCCGTGGTCTCCTGGGACCGCGTCAGCGGCGGCGACCTGGGGCGGGTCGGCGCGGCCTGGGAGGCGATCGCGACGGCCGCCGCCCGGGTGGACCTGCGGCCGCTGACCAGCCGGGGGCGGTGGTCCGGGGCGGTGCCGTTCGGCGAGCCGTCCGGGGGCCCCGAGGCGAGACGCCAGGAGACGCGCCGCGGCGACGGGCCGGTGCTCGCGCTCACCCGGGCCCGGCTGCGGCCGGCGAAGGCGCTGACGTTCTGGACGGCCGTGCCGCCGGTGGCCCGCGAGCTCGCCGCCGCGCCGGGGCTGCTGGCCCGGTTCGGCATCGGTGAGGCACCGGTCGGCTGGCAGGGCACGGTCAGCCTGTGGCGCGGCGCGGCGGATCTGACCCGCTTCGCGTACCGTCAGCCGGAGCACCGCGCGGTGATCGCGCGGACGACGGCCGTGCGCTGGTACGCCGAGGACCTGTTCGCCCGGTTCGCGGTGCTCGACATCAGCGGCGACAGGGCCGTGCTGGGCTGGCGGGAAGGAGAGCGATGA
- a CDS encoding LysR family transcriptional regulator yields the protein MEVQLQQLRYFLAVVETRHFTQAADVLGVSQPTLSKQIHTLETTLGAPLFERARGAVALTAAGETLLPLARRMIADADTARDAVQEIVGLRRGRVRVGATPSLCSSLVPAVLHRFRAEHPDIALHVNEGSSQDLIVDLLARDLDLALIVQPEQGVDAALHAAPVLRESLVVASVASGPPPTVFRELALTDLRDTPLVMFRPGYDLRDVTLEACRRAGFIPRFAVEGGEMDAVLAFVEAGLGVALVPSMVLANRPLLRATPLAPPGMRRTVALAHRRRAVLPHAAEALRATLLDHIATGELPIGVQPL from the coding sequence ATCGAAGTGCAGCTTCAGCAGCTCCGATACTTCCTAGCGGTGGTGGAAACCAGGCATTTCACCCAGGCGGCCGATGTGCTCGGCGTCTCACAGCCGACTTTAAGTAAGCAGATTCACACCCTCGAAACCACACTCGGCGCCCCTCTTTTCGAACGTGCGCGCGGCGCGGTGGCCCTCACCGCGGCAGGCGAGACCCTCCTCCCGCTGGCCCGCCGCATGATCGCGGACGCCGACACGGCCCGGGACGCGGTCCAGGAGATCGTCGGCCTGCGCCGCGGCCGGGTCCGGGTCGGCGCCACCCCCAGCCTCTGCTCGTCGCTGGTGCCGGCCGTACTGCACCGCTTCCGCGCCGAGCACCCCGACATCGCCCTGCACGTCAACGAGGGCAGCTCCCAGGACCTCATCGTCGACCTGCTCGCCCGTGACCTCGACCTCGCCCTCATCGTCCAGCCGGAGCAGGGCGTGGACGCGGCCCTGCACGCCGCGCCGGTGCTGCGCGAAAGCCTCGTGGTCGCCTCGGTGGCGTCCGGCCCGCCGCCGACCGTCTTCCGCGAGCTGGCCCTCACCGACCTGCGCGACACCCCGCTCGTCATGTTCCGCCCCGGCTACGACCTGCGCGACGTGACCCTGGAGGCGTGCCGGCGGGCCGGCTTCATCCCACGGTTCGCGGTCGAGGGCGGCGAGATGGACGCGGTGCTGGCTTTCGTCGAGGCGGGACTGGGCGTGGCGCTCGTACCGAGCATGGTGCTGGCCAACCGGCCGCTGCTGCGCGCGACCCCGCTGGCCCCGCCGGGCATGCGCCGCACGGTCGCGCTCGCCCACCGCAGACGGGCGGTCCTGCCCCACGCGGCCGAGGCACTGCGCGCGACGCTGCTCGACCACATCGCCACCGGCGAACTGCCGATCGGCGTCCAGCCCCTGTGA
- a CDS encoding succinate dehydrogenase/fumarate reductase iron-sulfur subunit, producing the protein MDIQVRVWRQSDPSDKGRMVTYDVKDISPDASFLEMLDVLNEKLILDGDDPIAFDHDCREGICGMCGMMINGVAHGPERATTTCQLHMRHFNDGDVIDVEPWRASAFPVVKDLVVNRGAFDRIIQAGGYITAPTGTAPDAHATPVPKPDADAAFEAATCIGCGACVAACPNGSSMLFTAAKVAHLGLLPQGQPERDSRVVDMLEAQDEEGFGGCTNMGECTTVCPKGIPLTLIGRLNNDYRKAMKKR; encoded by the coding sequence ATGGACATCCAGGTACGCGTGTGGCGTCAGAGCGACCCGTCCGACAAGGGCCGGATGGTCACGTACGACGTCAAGGACATCTCCCCCGACGCCAGCTTCCTCGAGATGCTCGACGTCCTCAACGAGAAGCTGATCCTCGACGGCGACGACCCGATCGCCTTCGACCACGACTGCCGCGAGGGCATCTGCGGCATGTGCGGCATGATGATCAACGGCGTGGCGCACGGCCCCGAGCGGGCCACGACCACCTGCCAGTTGCACATGCGCCACTTCAACGACGGCGACGTGATCGACGTCGAGCCGTGGCGCGCCTCCGCCTTCCCGGTCGTCAAGGACCTGGTCGTCAACCGCGGCGCCTTCGACCGGATCATCCAGGCGGGCGGCTACATCACCGCCCCCACGGGTACGGCCCCGGACGCGCACGCCACCCCGGTCCCGAAGCCGGACGCGGACGCGGCCTTCGAGGCGGCCACCTGCATCGGCTGCGGCGCCTGCGTGGCGGCCTGCCCGAACGGCTCGTCCATGCTCTTCACCGCCGCGAAGGTGGCCCACCTCGGCCTGCTGCCCCAGGGCCAGCCGGAGCGGGACAGCCGGGTCGTCGACATGCTGGAAGCCCAGGACGAGGAGGGCTTCGGCGGATGCACCAACATGGGCGAATGCACCACGGTCTGCCCCAAGGGAATCCCGCTGACGCTGATCGGCCGCCTCAACAACGACTACCGCAAGGCCATGAAGAAGCGCTGA
- a CDS encoding uridine kinase — protein MPAGAVRIGVDGVDGVGKTTYARGLAAALTAAGRPAIHVSADGFHHPRTVRYRRGRDSAEGFWLDSYDHDALIANVLAPFGPGGTRRYRTAVHDVGTDEVLDLPWLTAPAGAVVVVDGLFLHRDELVGFWDFSVFLAAPFEVTVPRMAARDGSHPDPTHPTQQRYVQGQRHYFAACEPWKRASVVIDNSNLARPVVADG, from the coding sequence GTGCCTGCCGGCGCGGTCCGGATCGGTGTCGACGGCGTCGACGGGGTCGGTAAGACCACCTACGCGCGCGGGCTGGCCGCTGCGCTGACAGCCGCCGGACGACCCGCGATCCACGTCTCCGCGGACGGCTTCCATCACCCCCGGACGGTCCGCTACCGGCGCGGCCGCGACTCGGCCGAGGGTTTCTGGCTTGATTCGTACGACCACGACGCGCTGATCGCGAACGTCCTGGCGCCGTTCGGCCCGGGCGGCACGCGCCGGTACCGTACGGCCGTGCACGACGTCGGCACGGACGAGGTGCTCGACCTGCCGTGGCTCACCGCGCCGGCGGGCGCGGTCGTCGTGGTGGACGGGCTGTTCCTGCACCGCGACGAGCTGGTGGGCTTCTGGGACTTCTCGGTGTTCCTCGCCGCGCCGTTCGAGGTGACGGTTCCCCGCATGGCGGCGCGGGACGGCTCGCATCCGGATCCCACCCACCCCACGCAGCAGCGGTACGTGCAGGGACAGCGCCACTATTTCGCCGCCTGCGAACCGTGGAAGCGGGCGTCCGTGGTGATCGACAACTCGAACCTGGCCCGGCCGGTGGTCGCCGATGGGTGA
- a CDS encoding carotenoid biosynthesis protein: MQKDRPLWALLGALVLVQICYPLTRGEVRAGLTVATVVLGYVLSVAHAWRCRGARAALALVATATLGGFAIEALGVATGFPFGTYDYSGQLGPKVLGVPLIIPLAWTWMAWPAWLAALRLARSRPARIALAAAGLAAWDLFLDPQMVAEGYWSWDSPTPALPGVPGVPIGNYLGWLGFALLLMTVLAAATGPAGHRRDGGDGPMMVLWLWTYASSVLAHAVFLGLPWSALWGGVLMGAVVLPLIPAARRGA; the protein is encoded by the coding sequence CTGCAGAAAGACCGGCCGCTGTGGGCGCTGCTCGGCGCCCTCGTGCTGGTGCAGATCTGCTATCCGCTCACCCGCGGCGAGGTCCGGGCCGGTCTCACCGTCGCCACCGTCGTGCTGGGCTACGTCCTGTCGGTCGCGCACGCCTGGCGCTGCCGGGGCGCCCGGGCCGCCCTCGCGCTGGTCGCCACGGCGACGCTGGGCGGGTTCGCGATCGAGGCGCTCGGCGTGGCCACCGGGTTCCCGTTCGGCACCTATGACTACTCCGGCCAGCTCGGCCCGAAGGTGCTCGGCGTACCGCTGATCATCCCGCTGGCCTGGACCTGGATGGCCTGGCCGGCGTGGCTGGCCGCGCTGCGCCTGGCCCGTTCCCGCCCGGCGCGGATCGCCCTGGCCGCGGCGGGCCTCGCCGCCTGGGACCTCTTCCTGGACCCGCAGATGGTGGCCGAGGGGTACTGGAGCTGGGACTCCCCCACCCCGGCGCTGCCGGGTGTGCCCGGCGTCCCGATCGGCAACTACCTGGGTTGGCTGGGCTTCGCGCTGCTGCTGATGACCGTGCTGGCCGCCGCGACCGGACCGGCCGGCCACCGTCGCGACGGCGGGGACGGCCCGATGATGGTGCTGTGGCTGTGGACGTACGCTTCGTCCGTGCTCGCCCACGCGGTCTTCCTGGGACTGCCCTGGTCCGCGCTCTGGGGTGGCGTCCTCATGGGTGCGGTGGTGCTGCCGCTGATCCCCGCCGCACGGCGTGGCGCATGA
- a CDS encoding phytoene desaturase family protein — protein sequence MSRVVVIGAGVGGLAAAVRLAAAGHDVTVHERAATVGGKLGRYERDGFRFDTGPSLLTLPQVFADLGTALDPVPLDPVVRHVFPDGSVLDSSSDPEVFRERIAGAFGAAAAADWTRFWRRAERIWRASWGSVLQREVSLATLARLSWRVGDLAAIAPGRSLRALGRRYLRDHRLRMMLDRYATYTGTDPRRAPAALAAIPYAELAFGGWYLPGGLGVLASSLLGRCAALGVTIHTSSAVTAVRTSGGRVSGVEVAPGGEVPADVVVSDVDAAALYRDLLPTPDRLARLTDRSLAGFVMLLGVRGATPRLAHHTVFFPRDYDAEFDAVFGDPGHGRRARPPSDPAVFVTRAADPAVHPPGTEAWFVLVNAPRHGTGTGAVDWRRPGLADDYGTHILNVLAARGLDVRDRLAFRETRTPADFADATAAPGGAIYGTAGGLLRPANRGPVDGLFLVGGSAHPGGGLPMVTLSAKIVADRIGPA from the coding sequence GTGAGCCGGGTCGTGGTGATCGGGGCGGGCGTCGGCGGCCTGGCCGCGGCGGTCCGGCTGGCGGCGGCGGGCCACGACGTGACCGTGCACGAGCGCGCGGCGACCGTCGGCGGCAAACTCGGCCGGTACGAGCGCGACGGCTTCCGCTTCGACACCGGTCCGAGCCTGCTGACGCTGCCGCAGGTCTTCGCCGATCTCGGCACCGCGCTGGACCCGGTGCCGTTGGACCCGGTGGTGCGGCACGTGTTCCCGGACGGCAGCGTGCTGGACTCGTCGTCCGACCCGGAGGTGTTCCGCGAGCGCATCGCCGGCGCGTTCGGGGCGGCGGCGGCCGCGGACTGGACGCGTTTCTGGCGGCGGGCCGAGCGCATCTGGCGGGCGTCGTGGGGTTCCGTGCTGCAGCGCGAGGTCTCCCTCGCGACACTGGCCCGACTGTCGTGGCGGGTGGGCGACCTGGCGGCGATCGCCCCGGGCCGCTCGCTGCGCGCCCTCGGCCGGCGCTACCTGCGCGACCATCGGCTGCGGATGATGCTCGACCGGTACGCGACCTACACCGGCACCGACCCCCGCCGGGCCCCGGCCGCGCTCGCCGCGATCCCCTACGCGGAGTTGGCGTTCGGCGGCTGGTATCTGCCCGGCGGCCTCGGCGTCCTGGCATCGTCGCTGCTCGGACGCTGTGCCGCGCTCGGCGTCACGATCCACACGTCGTCGGCCGTGACCGCGGTCCGCACGAGCGGGGGCCGGGTCAGCGGCGTCGAGGTCGCGCCCGGAGGCGAGGTCCCGGCCGACGTCGTCGTCTCCGATGTGGACGCCGCCGCGCTCTATCGCGACCTGCTGCCCACCCCGGACCGGCTCGCCCGGCTCACGGACCGCAGCCTCGCGGGCTTCGTGATGCTGCTCGGCGTCCGGGGTGCGACGCCGCGGCTCGCCCACCACACCGTCTTCTTCCCCCGCGACTACGACGCGGAGTTCGACGCGGTCTTCGGCGACCCCGGCCACGGCCGCCGCGCACGGCCCCCGTCGGACCCTGCCGTCTTCGTCACCCGCGCCGCCGACCCGGCCGTGCACCCGCCGGGCACGGAGGCCTGGTTCGTCCTGGTGAACGCACCCCGGCACGGCACCGGCACCGGCGCCGTCGACTGGCGCCGGCCCGGTCTCGCGGACGATTACGGTACGCACATCCTGAACGTCCTCGCCGCCCGCGGCCTGGACGTCCGCGATCGCCTGGCGTTCCGGGAGACCCGCACCCCGGCCGACTTCGCCGACGCCACGGCCGCGCCGGGCGGAGCGATCTACGGCACGGCGGGCGGGCTGCTGCGGCCGGCCAACCGCGGTCCGGTCGACGGGCTGTTCCTGGTCGGAGGGTCGGCTCACCCGGGCGGTGGCCTGCCGATGGTGACGCTGTCCGCCAAGATCGTCGCGGATCGCATCGGTCCCGCCTAG
- a CDS encoding glycosyltransferase produces the protein MIWFALLPLLALTGHTLVNAALLRRLTPDATGHHMHQPTPDTTGHHTRQPTPDPTGNQPAPDTTGHHTRRSAPQHATVTERVAVLLPLRDEAGRVTPCLEALLGQRGVPDLEIVVLDDGSADGTAEVVRRVAGDRVRLLTGAPLPEGWLGKPYACAQLADAARDSDVLVFVDADVVLAPGAVAAAVALLRSAQVTLLSPYPRITGAGRLVQPLLQWSWLTFLPLRLMERSPRPSLSAAGGQWLVADRAGYQRAGGHAAVRGDVLEDIALARAVKRSGGRVALADGSRLATCHMYASWRELADGYGKSLWASFGSPAGAAAVVLLLLLLYAAPPVTATLALITASVDLALWSVCAYGIGVLGRVIAAAATGGRTWPDPLAQPVSIVVFAALVARSFALRRRGRLSWRGRPV, from the coding sequence ATGATCTGGTTCGCCCTGCTGCCGCTGCTCGCGCTGACCGGGCACACGCTGGTCAACGCCGCCCTGCTGCGCCGGCTCACGCCCGACGCCACCGGACACCACATGCACCAGCCCACCCCGGACACCACCGGACACCACACACGCCAGCCCACCCCGGACCCCACCGGAAACCAGCCCGCCCCGGACACCACCGGACACCACACGCGCCGGTCCGCGCCGCAGCACGCGACGGTCACCGAGCGCGTCGCTGTCCTGCTGCCGTTGCGTGACGAGGCGGGGCGGGTCACGCCCTGCCTGGAGGCGCTGCTCGGTCAGCGTGGAGTCCCCGATCTGGAGATCGTCGTGCTGGACGACGGTTCGGCCGACGGCACGGCGGAGGTCGTGCGCCGGGTCGCCGGGGACCGGGTACGGCTGCTGACGGGTGCGCCGCTGCCGGAGGGCTGGCTCGGCAAACCGTACGCCTGCGCACAGCTCGCCGACGCGGCCCGCGACAGCGACGTGCTGGTCTTCGTCGACGCCGACGTCGTGCTGGCGCCCGGCGCGGTGGCCGCCGCCGTCGCCCTGCTGCGGTCGGCGCAGGTCACGCTGCTGTCGCCGTACCCGCGGATCACCGGTGCGGGGCGGCTCGTCCAACCGCTGCTGCAGTGGTCCTGGCTCACGTTCCTGCCGCTGCGGCTGATGGAACGCTCGCCGCGGCCGTCGCTGTCGGCCGCCGGCGGGCAGTGGCTGGTCGCCGACCGGGCCGGCTATCAGCGGGCGGGCGGGCACGCGGCCGTGCGCGGCGACGTGCTCGAGGACATCGCCCTGGCGCGGGCGGTCAAGCGCTCCGGCGGGCGGGTCGCGCTCGCGGACGGGTCACGGCTGGCGACCTGCCACATGTACGCCTCGTGGCGCGAGCTGGCCGACGGTTACGGCAAGTCATTGTGGGCGTCGTTCGGGTCGCCCGCCGGTGCGGCCGCCGTCGTGCTCCTGCTGCTGCTCCTGTACGCGGCGCCGCCCGTGACCGCGACGCTCGCCCTGATCACCGCAAGCGTGGATCTTGCGTTGTGGAGTGTGTGCGCGTACGGAATCGGTGTCCTCGGAAGGGTGATCGCCGCGGCCGCGACGGGCGGGCGGACCTGGCCCGACCCGCTGGCCCAGCCGGTGTCCATCGTGGTCTTCGCGGCCCTGGTGGCGCGCTCGTTCGCGCTGCGCCGCCGCGGCCGCCTGAGCTGGCGCGGCCGGCCGGTATGA
- a CDS encoding GNAT family N-acetyltransferase, with translation MRLVPWQPDDMLRRLDDVVSVYGEAMGYRAELLQTRRGYIGAHVRRAGFRAVATLTTDGHLAGFGYGYASGPGQWWHDQVRAALDETARQRWLSDCFEVVELHVRPSAQGHGIGARQLRALLAMADGSTVLLSTPEADEQRSRAWRLYRRFGFSDVLRDFYFPGDERAFAILGRGLPLTERPPAEEAPAEGAPGIVGI, from the coding sequence ATGAGGCTCGTCCCCTGGCAGCCGGACGACATGCTCCGGCGGCTGGACGACGTGGTGAGCGTGTACGGCGAGGCGATGGGCTACCGCGCCGAGCTGCTGCAGACCCGCCGCGGGTACATCGGCGCGCACGTGCGCCGGGCCGGCTTCCGGGCCGTGGCCACGCTGACCACCGACGGTCACCTCGCCGGTTTCGGGTACGGCTACGCCTCCGGCCCCGGCCAGTGGTGGCACGACCAGGTCCGTGCGGCGCTGGACGAGACCGCCCGGCAGCGCTGGCTGTCCGACTGCTTCGAGGTGGTCGAGCTGCACGTACGCCCGAGCGCGCAGGGCCACGGCATCGGCGCCCGCCAGTTGCGGGCGCTGCTGGCGATGGCGGACGGCTCGACCGTGCTGCTGTCGACGCCGGAGGCCGACGAGCAGCGGTCCCGTGCCTGGCGGCTCTATCGCCGCTTCGGGTTCTCCGACGTGCTACGCGACTTCTACTTCCCCGGCGACGAGCGGGCCTTCGCGATCCTCGGCCGTGGCCTGCCGCTGACCGAGCGGCCCCCGGCCGAGGAAGCCCCGGCCGAGGGCGCCCCCGGCATTGTCGGCATCTGA
- a CDS encoding succinate dehydrogenase cytochrome b subunit: MRSSIALKLLMAVTGLLLVGFLYAHMIGNLKIFVGAKSFDDYAHWLRTIGVPLLPETWYLWIQRAVLTLALIAHIVAATVLTRRARKARPVRYARRTKVQGSYAARTMRWGGVIIALFVVYHILDLTTGTLNPVGDREHPYANVVADFAPGRWYVTLFYTLAIVSVGFHLRHGLFSAVRTMGQQTQRGERIARAAALVLSVVLVVGYLAVPFAVLTGLVD, translated from the coding sequence CTGCGCTCCTCGATCGCGCTCAAGCTGCTCATGGCGGTCACAGGCCTGCTCCTGGTGGGCTTCCTGTACGCGCACATGATCGGCAACCTGAAGATCTTCGTCGGCGCCAAGAGCTTCGACGACTACGCGCACTGGCTGCGCACCATCGGTGTGCCGCTGTTGCCGGAGACCTGGTACCTCTGGATCCAGCGGGCCGTCCTGACCCTGGCCCTGATCGCGCACATCGTCGCCGCGACGGTTCTCACCCGGCGCGCCCGCAAGGCCCGGCCGGTGCGCTACGCGCGCCGCACCAAGGTCCAGGGCAGCTACGCGGCGCGGACCATGCGCTGGGGCGGCGTGATCATCGCGCTGTTCGTGGTCTACCACATCCTCGACCTGACCACCGGCACGCTGAACCCCGTCGGCGACCGGGAGCACCCGTACGCGAACGTGGTCGCCGACTTCGCGCCCGGCCGCTGGTACGTGACGCTCTTCTACACGCTCGCCATCGTGAGCGTCGGCTTCCACCTGCGGCACGGCCTGTTCAGCGCCGTCCGCACCATGGGCCAGCAGACGCAGCGCGGCGAGCGCATCGCCCGCGCCGCCGCCCTCGTGCTCTCCGTCGTCCTCGTCGTCGGCTACCTCGCGGTGCCGTTCGCCGTGCTCACCGGATTGGTGGACTGA
- a CDS encoding fumarate reductase/succinate dehydrogenase flavoprotein subunit, whose translation MTESFWKDGDPIADTAAPDGPIETRWDRRKFSAKLVNPANRRKLSVIVVGTGLAGGSAAATLAEAGYKVRSYCYQDSPRRAHSIAAQGGINAAKNYRNDGDSIHRLFYDTVKGGDFRARESNVYRLAQVSVNIIDQCVAQGVPFAREYGGLLDNRSFGGTQVSRTFYARGQTGQQLLLGAYQAMERQIGLGNIEMFARHEMLELVIVDGKARGIVVRDMVTGEITTDLADAVVLASGGYGNVFFLSTNAKGCNVTASWRAHRKGALFANPCYTQIHPTCIPESGSHQSKLTLMSESLRNDGRVWVPKRREDCGKPAGDIAEGDRDYYLERIYPSFGNLVPRDIASRAAKNVCDEGRGVGPGGLGVYLDFADAISRLGRDAVEAKYGNLFEMYQRITGEDPYEVPMRIYPAVHYTMGGLWVDYDLQSTIPGLFVVGEANFSDHGANRLGASALMQGLADGYFVLPHTLANYLASGPYEKISPDHEEVVAARTQVEERIQKLLSINGDRTVDSFHRELGHIMWEYCGMERTEEGLTKAIGLIRGLREEFWTRVKVPGTGEQLNQNLEKAGRVADFLELGELMCIDALHRAESAGGHFRAESQTPDGEALRHDDEFSYVAAWEYGETPTLHKEKLDFEYVHPSTRSYK comes from the coding sequence ATGACCGAGTCCTTCTGGAAAGACGGCGACCCGATCGCCGACACGGCCGCCCCCGACGGCCCGATCGAGACCCGCTGGGACCGTCGCAAGTTCTCCGCCAAGCTGGTCAACCCGGCCAACCGGCGCAAGCTCAGCGTCATCGTCGTCGGCACCGGCCTGGCCGGCGGTTCGGCCGCGGCCACCCTGGCCGAGGCCGGCTACAAGGTGCGCTCGTACTGCTACCAGGACAGCCCGCGGCGCGCGCACTCGATCGCCGCGCAGGGCGGCATCAACGCCGCGAAGAACTACCGCAACGACGGCGACTCGATCCACCGGCTGTTCTACGACACGGTCAAGGGCGGCGACTTCCGCGCCCGGGAGTCCAACGTGTACCGGCTGGCCCAGGTCAGCGTGAACATCATCGACCAGTGCGTCGCGCAGGGCGTGCCGTTCGCCCGCGAGTACGGCGGCCTGCTCGACAACCGCTCCTTCGGCGGCACCCAGGTGTCTCGCACCTTCTACGCCCGGGGTCAGACGGGACAGCAGTTGCTGCTCGGCGCGTACCAGGCGATGGAGCGCCAGATCGGCCTCGGCAACATCGAGATGTTCGCCCGCCACGAGATGCTCGAGCTCGTCATCGTGGACGGCAAGGCCCGCGGCATCGTCGTCCGTGACATGGTCACCGGCGAGATCACCACGGACCTGGCCGACGCGGTCGTGCTCGCCTCCGGCGGCTACGGCAACGTCTTCTTCCTGTCCACCAACGCCAAGGGCTGCAACGTCACGGCGAGCTGGCGGGCGCACCGCAAGGGCGCGCTGTTCGCGAACCCCTGCTACACCCAGATCCACCCGACGTGCATCCCCGAGTCCGGCTCGCACCAGAGCAAGCTCACGCTGATGAGCGAGTCGCTGCGCAACGACGGCCGGGTGTGGGTGCCGAAGCGCCGGGAGGACTGCGGCAAGCCGGCCGGCGACATCGCCGAGGGGGACCGCGACTACTACCTGGAGCGGATCTACCCGTCGTTCGGCAACCTGGTCCCCCGGGACATCGCGTCGCGGGCCGCCAAGAACGTCTGCGACGAGGGCCGCGGCGTCGGCCCCGGCGGCCTCGGCGTCTACCTCGACTTCGCGGACGCCATCTCCCGGCTGGGCCGCGACGCCGTCGAGGCCAAGTACGGCAACCTGTTCGAGATGTACCAGCGCATCACCGGCGAGGACCCGTACGAGGTCCCGATGCGCATCTACCCGGCCGTGCACTACACGATGGGTGGCCTCTGGGTCGACTACGACCTCCAGTCGACCATCCCCGGCCTGTTCGTCGTCGGCGAGGCGAACTTCTCCGACCACGGCGCCAACCGGCTGGGCGCGTCGGCGCTCATGCAGGGCCTCGCGGACGGCTACTTCGTGCTGCCCCACACGCTCGCGAACTACCTCGCCTCCGGACCGTACGAGAAGATCTCGCCGGACCACGAAGAGGTCGTCGCCGCCCGTACGCAGGTCGAGGAGCGGATCCAGAAGCTGCTCTCGATCAACGGTGACCGGACCGTGGACTCGTTCCACCGCGAACTCGGCCACATCATGTGGGAGTACTGCGGCATGGAGCGCACCGAGGAGGGCCTGACCAAGGCCATCGGCCTCATCCGCGGCCTGCGCGAGGAGTTCTGGACCCGGGTCAAGGTGCCCGGCACCGGCGAGCAGCTCAACCAGAACCTGGAGAAGGCCGGCCGCGTCGCCGACTTCCTCGAGCTCGGCGAGCTGATGTGCATCGACGCGCTGCACCGCGCCGAGTCGGCGGGTGGTCACTTCCGCGCCGAGAGCCAGACCCCGGACGGCGAGGCCCTGCGCCACGACGACGAGTTCAGCTACGTCGCCGCCTGGGAGTACGGCGAGACCCCCACCCTCCACAAGGAAAAGCTGGACTTCGAGTACGTCCACCCGAGCACGCGGAGCTACAAGTAA
- a CDS encoding HNH endonuclease yields MSVVLVLNADYGPLHRVSVRHAIRMLFREVAVVQEVRPDERIGVFPIPTVVRLVSYVVTRWRHSRGPAWSRGGVLSRDGRRCGYCGATASTIDHVLPRSRGGGNTWENTVAACGRCNQRKGDRTPAEARMPLRRAPRAPGWADLAAH; encoded by the coding sequence ATGAGCGTGGTCCTCGTACTCAACGCCGACTACGGGCCGCTGCACCGGGTCAGCGTCCGGCACGCCATCCGCATGCTGTTCCGCGAGGTCGCGGTGGTGCAGGAGGTCCGGCCGGACGAGCGCATCGGCGTCTTCCCCATCCCGACCGTCGTCCGGCTGGTGAGCTACGTCGTGACCCGCTGGCGGCACAGCCGCGGCCCGGCCTGGTCGCGCGGCGGCGTGCTGAGCCGCGACGGGCGCCGCTGCGGCTACTGCGGCGCGACCGCCTCCACCATCGACCACGTCCTGCCGCGCTCGCGAGGCGGCGGCAACACCTGGGAGAACACCGTCGCCGCGTGCGGGCGCTGCAACCAGCGCAAGGGGGACCGCACGCCGGCAGAGGCGCGGATGCCGCTGCGCCGGGCGCCGAGGGCGCCGGGCTGGGCGGACCTGGCCGCGCACTGA